From the genome of Bubalus bubalis isolate 160015118507 breed Murrah chromosome 2, NDDB_SH_1, whole genome shotgun sequence, one region includes:
- the SGO2 gene encoding shugoshin 2 isoform X1 translates to MEYPAMETSSLFTSGIKKHVKDRRISKTTKLNVSLASKIKTKIINNSSIFKISLKHNNRALALALSRERENSRRITTEKMLLQKEVDKLNFENTFLRLKLNNLNKKLIEIEALMNNNLITAIEMSTLSEFHQSPFLLPSSKKKRVSKQCKLTRLPFARVPLTSDDDDDEDKEKIQCDDSTISKTSPDSPSLVSARPVSTQNNLRLLFVKENDQNVCSVNDSEHVSSIVDTLPKENHSHSDQSSRSSLTSEKKNAQAISHKKEKSSPSNVTKRKKRVSSWESDNPADTPCVTDLDQQQVSSPILNWNNEIKDYTNETNTMQRNILCLPASSESASEPPTKSMNPLQGNDFQLQKTVYDDDMDLTASEVSKIITVSTGTKKKRKKNPDDCGMKTFRKVKDPSSEKKRERSKRQFENCSGANIEEKIESGPERSVDLDGEGDSRDPNFVFSTQLNTLKKITLPNGFDQGDKQSMQCNQKKKRIHVTDEQEETYSFSQSSDKFPQDSKFDLCPSSLTCKKSKASRQTFVIHTLEKDNLFPSQKVQETTSENLGVTNEFQTAYLSNKGNPKLRDDETQNMFDLKKHVTDTQPTQQNESKINKVWQKINRKTEIISKMNQILGDNTKDVQGPEKGNFSFQTQEDKETISRNLDVSNEFQKSVLSTVNNGNLCDCETQNVLGLQKQITDAYPVQQNESRINKTLRQKVNRKTEIISTVNHLDNTSEYCPEKGKEIIPENPLDTHEFQTPTLSSKDSRDLNDYDTQNVLGLKMNVHDIQPACQNESKIDKLRQKVCRKTKIISEVNQIYMRDDKGRHDPEKGNLLSLIQKDKEIIPENLEDTNEFQIVDPSPGVNRNLCDYETQNLLGVKKCVTDTGKQKESKINKRPRQKVSRKTEIILEMNRKNEFNNKGICDPEKGDFSLTPNNEETISENLKVTHEFQTIYLSTKDNGHLYDYKTQNMLDLTKHVTDKQPTQQNESKINKNLKQKQKVNRKTEIISEMCQIYEDNDKDVHGQERYTKNLDFKINKQRPEGQAVISGYCMEINSDEKENCGEISNPYKPIKKHGKESDKAKNILAKSDNMPVLQLTGSSQMSVLELGLKHITDEADSDTGNHVEPHRSPKLSTKTLNRKRKSHFVEVMKEGECQVKKVNKMTSKSKKRKTFEDPSLDSHELVEMMSDTIQKVSVEPEDTVKGKKLENVETVKIKPDFYTKMLIPLSQMYSPSRQDSSRNSVLEGSVPLSISSNKNLKENFAPESSPIFQVSDEVHEKMKDMKFKVDQRPQRSEIGVRMLQDLTNTSFVSNTAAKFEKKVEDLSSELPSRRRRCTPLSLKEPSLKGKMRR, encoded by the exons ATGGAGTACCCAGCAATGGAAACCAGTTCACTTTTTACCTCAGGAATTAAGAAACATGTGAAAGACAGAAGAATTTCAAAGACTACTAAGTTGAATGTTTCTCttgcttcaaaaataaaaacaaaaataataa acaattcttctattttcaaaatttctttaaagCATAACAACAGGGCATTAGCTCTGGCTCttagtagagagagagagaattctcgCAGAATTACAACTGAAAAGATGCTGTTGCAAAAAGAAGTGGATAAACTGAATTTTGAGAACACGTTTCTTCGTCTAAAGCTAAATAATTTG AATAAGAAGCTTATAGAAATAGAAGCACTCATGAACAATAACTTGATAACTGCAATTGAAATGAGCACTCTTTCTGAG TTCCATCAGAGTCCCTTTCTACTGCCAAGTAGCAAGAAGAAACGGGTTAGTAAACAGTGCAAATTGACACGTCTTCCATTTGCAAG GGTTCCATTAACttcagatgatgatgatgatgaagataaagagaaaatacagtgTGATGACAGCACCATATCAAAGACATCGCCTGATAGTCCCTCTTTGGTATCAGCAAGACCAGTATCAACTCAGAATAATTTGAGATTGCTATTTGTTAAAGAAAATGATCAGAATGTCTGTAGTGTAAATGATTCAGAACATGTTTCTTCTATTGTTGATACACTTCCCAAAg aaaaccATTCCCACTCAGACCAAAGTTCTAGGAGCTCTCTAACAAGTGAGAAGAAAAATGCCCAGGCAAtcagccacaaaaaagagaaGTCATCTCCTAGTAATGTGACTAAAAGGAAAAAACGTGTTTCATCTTGGGAGTCAGATAATCCTGCAGACACTCCCTGTGTAACAGATTTAGATCAACAACAGGTTTCAAGTCCAATATTAAATTGGAATAATGAGATAAAAGATTATACTAATGAAACAAATACAATGCAGAGAAACATATTGTGCCTTCCTGCCTCATCTGAGTCTGCAAGTGAACCTCCTACAAAAAGCATGAATCCACTTCAGGGTAATGACTTTCAGTTGCAGAAAACTGTGTATGATGATGACATGGATTTAACTGCTAGTGAAGTCAGCAAAATTATTACAGTTTCAACAGGcactaagaagaaaagaaagaaaaatccagatGATTGTGGAATGAAAActttcagaaaagtgaaagatccaagctctgaaaaaaagagagaaagatcaaAGAGACAATTTGAAAATTGTTCAGGTGCGAATATTGAGGAAAAAATTGAAAGTGGACCAGAAAGATCTGTTGACTTAGATGGTGAAGGGGATTCAAGAGATCCAAATTTTGTCTTCAGTACTCAGTTGAACACGCTGAAGAAAATAACCCTTCCTAATGGCTTTGATCAGGGTGACAAACAAAGTATGCAGTGtaaccaaaagaagaaaagaattcatGTAACAGATGAGCAAGAGGAAACATATTCTTTCTCCCAAAGTTCAGATAAATTCCCACAGGATAGTAAATTTGATTTGTGTCCAAGTTCTCTAACTTGTAAGAAGAGTAAAGCTTCTAGACAGACATTTGTGATTCATACGTTAGAAAAAGATAACTTATTCCCAAGCCAAAAGGTTCAAGAAACCACCTCTGAAAATCTAGGTGTCACAAATGAATTTCAAACAGCTTATCTTTCCAACAAAGGTAATCCAAAGTTACGTGATGATGAGACCCAAAATATGTTTGATTTGAAAAAGCATGTCACTGATACACAACCCACtcagcaaaatgaatcaaaaataaataaagtttggcAGAAAATAAATcggaaaacagaaataatttctaaaatgaacCAAATACTTGGGGATAATACTAAAGATGTGCAAGGCCCAGAAAAAGGTAACTTTTCCTTCCAAACCCAAGAGGATAAAGAAACCATCTCTAGAAACCTAGATGTTTCAAATGAGTTTCAGAAATCTGTTCTTTCCACTGTCAATAATGGAAACCTGTGTGATTGTGAAACCCAGAATGTGTTGGGTTTGCAAAAGCAGATCACCGACGCATACCctgtgcagcaaaatgaatcaagaaTTAATAAGACTCTTAGGCAGAAAGTAAATCGGAAGACAGAAATAATTTCCACAGTGAATCATTTAGATAACACAAGTGAGTATTGCCCAGAAAAGGGTAAAGAAATCATCCCTGAAAACCCACTGGATACACATGAGTTTCAAACACCCACTCTTTCTTCCAAAGACAGTAGAGACCTAAATGATTATGACACTCAGAATGTTTTGGGGCTGAAAATGAATGTTCATGATATACAACCTGCTTGTCAGAATGAATCAAAAATAGATAAGCTTAGGCAAAAGGTATGTCGGAAGACAAAAATCATTTCAGAAGTCAACCAAATATATATGCGTGATGACAAAGGCAGGCATGACCCAGAAAAAGGTAACTTACTTTCTCTAATCCAAAAAGataaggaaatcatccctgaaaaCCTGGAAGACACAAATGAGTTTCAGATAGTTGACCCTTCCCCTGGAGTTAATAGGAACCTATGTGATTATGAGACTCAAAACCTTTTAGGGGTGAAAAAGTGTGTTACTGATACTGGGAAGCAAAaggaatcaaaaataaataagagaccCAGGCAGAAAGTAAGTCGGAAGACAgaaataattttggaaatgaacagaaaaaatgAGTTTAACAATAAAGGTATATGTGACCCAGAAAAAGGTGACTTCTCCCTAACCCCAAATAATGAAGAAACCATTTCTGAAAACCTAAAAGTCACACATGAATTTCAGACAATTTATCTTTCCACCAAAGATAATGGACATTTATATGATTATAAGACCCAGAATATGTTGGATTTGACAAAGCATGTCACTGATAAGCAACCTACTCAGCAGaatgaatcaaaaataaataagaaccttaagcagaagcagaaagtaaatcggaagacagaaataatttctgaaatgtGCCAGATATATGAGGATAATGATAAAGATGTGCATGGCCAAGAAAGGTATACaaaaaatcttgattttaaaataaataaacaaagaccTGAAGGCCAAGCTGTTATTAGTGGATACTGTATGGAAATCAACAGTGATGAGAAAGAAAATTGTGGTGAAATTTCAAATCCTTATAAACCAATTAAAAAGCATGGGAAAGAATCAGACAAGGCAAAGAACATTTTGGCAAAAAGTGACAACATGCCTGTTTTGCAGTTGACAGGTTCTTCACAGATGTCTGTCTTAGAACTAGGTTTAAAACATATTACTGATGAGGCAGATTCTGACACTGGAAACCACGTGGAACCACATAGGAGTCCGAAGCTAAGCACTAAAACTctgaatagaaagagaaagagccaTTTTGTGGAGGTGATGAAGGAAGGAGAGTGCCAGgtcaaaaaagtaaataagatgACATCCAaatcaaagaaaaggaagacgTTCGAAGATCCTTCTCTGGATAGTCATGAACTAGTGGAGATGATGTCCGACACCATTCAGAAAGTGTCAGTTGAACCTGAGGACACTGTTAAGGGAAAAAAGTTGGAAAATGTGGAAACTGTCAAAATTAAACCAGACTTTTACACAAAAATGTTGATACCTTTATCTCAAATGTATTCACCTAGCAGACAAGATTCCTCCCGTAACAGTGTTCTTGAGGGTTCAGTACCTTTGAGTATTTCTTctaataaaaatcttaaagaaaattttgCCCCAGAAAGCTCACCCATCTTTCAAGTAAGTGATGAGGTACATGAGAAGATGAAAGACATGAAATTTAAAGTTGACCAAAGACCACAAAGATCAGAAATAG GTGTTAGAATGCTACAAGACTTGACAAATACCAGTTTTGTTTCAAATACTGCtgctaaatttgaaaaaaaggtAGAAGACCTATCTTCAGAGCTGCCAAGCCGAAGAAGAAGGTGTACTCCTCTCTCTTTAAAGGAGCCAAGTCTCAAAGG
- the SGO2 gene encoding shugoshin 2 isoform X2, producing the protein MEYPAMETSSLFTSGIKKHVKDRRISKTTKLNVSLASKIKTKIINNSSIFKISLKHNNRALALALSRERENSRRITTEKMLLQKEVDKLNFENTFLRLKLNNLNKKLIEIEALMNNNLITAIEMSTLSEFHQSPFLLPSSKKKRVSKQCKLTRLPFARKPFPLRPKF; encoded by the exons ATGGAGTACCCAGCAATGGAAACCAGTTCACTTTTTACCTCAGGAATTAAGAAACATGTGAAAGACAGAAGAATTTCAAAGACTACTAAGTTGAATGTTTCTCttgcttcaaaaataaaaacaaaaataataa acaattcttctattttcaaaatttctttaaagCATAACAACAGGGCATTAGCTCTGGCTCttagtagagagagagagaattctcgCAGAATTACAACTGAAAAGATGCTGTTGCAAAAAGAAGTGGATAAACTGAATTTTGAGAACACGTTTCTTCGTCTAAAGCTAAATAATTTG AATAAGAAGCTTATAGAAATAGAAGCACTCATGAACAATAACTTGATAACTGCAATTGAAATGAGCACTCTTTCTGAG TTCCATCAGAGTCCCTTTCTACTGCCAAGTAGCAAGAAGAAACGGGTTAGTAAACAGTGCAAATTGACACGTCTTCCATTTGCAAG aaaaccATTCCCACTCAGACCAAAGTTCTAG